The Methylomarinum vadi genome has a window encoding:
- a CDS encoding cobalamin biosynthesis protein, which produces MKVILGLGCDRDTSTATVQSAVEQALALAGLDKRAVAGLATIDKKSDETAILELAQMYGWPLQFFSAQQLARVDVPNPSETVRKYMGTPAVAEAAALLAANATMSALLLEKHKYRGEDGKNATVSIVNLRE; this is translated from the coding sequence ATGAAAGTCATACTGGGTCTGGGCTGCGACCGCGATACCTCGACGGCTACGGTGCAGAGCGCGGTCGAGCAGGCTTTGGCGCTGGCGGGCTTGGACAAGCGCGCCGTCGCCGGCCTGGCGACCATTGACAAGAAAAGCGACGAGACCGCGATTTTAGAGTTAGCGCAGATGTACGGCTGGCCGTTGCAGTTTTTCAGCGCGCAACAACTGGCGCGAGTCGACGTTCCGAATCCGTCGGAAACCGTGCGCAAATACATGGGTACGCCCGCGGTGGCCGAAGCCGCCGCGCTGTTGGCGGCCAATGCGACTATGTCGGCCTTATTGTTGGAAAAACACAAATACCGCGGCGAGGACGGCAAAAACGCCACGGTTTCGATAGTCAACTTGAGAGAGTGA
- a CDS encoding cobalamin biosynthesis central domain-containing protein, giving the protein MTEPRIVLVAITKHGLSQALRLAAQLPEAHLAVSEKFAADLPDIANPIEILSGALRANIGRLFENYDQLVMFISLGAVVRLIAPYLKSKDEDLGVVVIDDAGKFVIPVLSGHVGGANAFAERLAALLDAQAVLTTASDVGKTIPVDILGRELGWRVEAPKINITRVSAHVVNEEPIALVQEAGAKNWWSRPTPLPGNIHLFERFEEVDLDRYRAVLWVTRRDIEPGCWDKLAERLVVYRPPLGQDS; this is encoded by the coding sequence ATGACCGAACCCCGTATCGTGCTGGTCGCGATCACTAAACACGGTTTGTCGCAAGCGCTAAGGCTTGCAGCACAATTACCCGAAGCGCATTTGGCGGTTTCGGAAAAATTCGCCGCCGATTTGCCCGATATCGCCAATCCCATCGAAATACTGTCAGGCGCGTTGCGCGCGAATATCGGTAGGCTGTTTGAAAATTACGATCAGTTAGTGATGTTTATTTCGCTGGGCGCGGTGGTTAGGCTTATTGCACCGTATCTCAAATCCAAGGATGAAGACCTCGGGGTGGTCGTCATCGATGATGCCGGGAAATTCGTGATTCCGGTGTTATCCGGCCATGTCGGCGGGGCCAATGCCTTTGCCGAACGCTTGGCGGCGCTGTTGGATGCGCAAGCGGTATTGACCACGGCTTCCGATGTCGGCAAAACCATCCCGGTGGATATTCTGGGCCGGGAATTGGGCTGGCGGGTCGAGGCGCCGAAAATCAACATCACCCGCGTATCGGCGCATGTCGTCAACGAAGAGCCGATTGCCCTCGTGCAGGAGGCCGGGGCCAAGAACTGGTGGTCGCGGCCGACGCCGCTGCCCGGCAATATCCATCTGTTCGAGCGTTTCGAGGAGGTCGATCTCGACCGTTATCGCGCGGTGCTGTGGGTTACCCGACGCGACATCGAGCCCGGCTGCTGGGACAAGCTCGCCGAACGTCTGGTGGTGTATCGTCCGCCGCTGGGGCAGGATTCATGA
- the cobJ gene encoding precorrin-3B C(17)-methyltransferase produces MNKGKILLVGFGPGAPKHMSQRALDAIAEADVVIGYSTYIKLVQDLLDGKEVIRKGMTEELDRSIEAYEHARLGKTVALVSSGDIGVYGMAGPTYEVLFQAGWTPDSGISVEVIPGATALNACAALVGAPLTHDFCSISLSDLLTPWPTIARRLEAAARADFVVGLYNPKSGCRTQQIVEAQRILLLHRRADTPVAIVKSGYRRRQFIQMTTLAQMADCEIGMLCTVLIGNSSTFVREGLMVTPRGYANKYDTLTGETRNGEQAGRSLSMGLTGWHACVRRHIGEHPEANLRDIAGHFDAPLGEILAAVADAGEDDEAGVMKSKPIAEEQLDEVLAAASNWGRLRAVVRSHGAIAEILLEAQNLTRKNTWLNLTNEHCHLHVDTARIAGAWFFCQGDKQQGLYLTDAHGEAICSLLLVKAGGQFDQNALECFQQAIGQFGQTPRLD; encoded by the coding sequence ATGAACAAAGGCAAAATTTTATTAGTCGGTTTCGGCCCCGGAGCGCCGAAGCACATGAGTCAGCGGGCCCTGGACGCCATCGCCGAGGCGGATGTGGTGATCGGTTATTCCACTTATATCAAACTGGTGCAGGACCTGCTCGACGGTAAGGAAGTGATTCGTAAAGGCATGACCGAAGAACTGGACCGCAGCATCGAGGCTTACGAACATGCCCGTCTGGGTAAAACGGTCGCATTGGTATCGTCGGGCGACATCGGCGTTTACGGCATGGCGGGACCGACTTACGAAGTGCTGTTCCAGGCCGGCTGGACGCCGGATAGCGGTATCAGCGTGGAAGTGATACCCGGCGCGACGGCCTTGAATGCCTGTGCGGCGCTGGTCGGCGCGCCGCTGACCCACGATTTTTGTTCGATCTCGTTGTCGGATCTACTGACGCCGTGGCCAACCATCGCCCGTCGTTTGGAGGCCGCGGCCCGAGCCGATTTCGTCGTCGGACTGTACAACCCGAAAAGTGGCTGCCGCACCCAACAAATTGTCGAGGCGCAACGAATCTTGCTGTTGCATCGCCGGGCGGATACGCCGGTGGCGATCGTCAAATCCGGTTACCGCCGCCGTCAATTTATACAAATGACCACACTGGCGCAAATGGCCGATTGCGAGATCGGCATGTTATGCACGGTATTGATCGGCAACAGCAGCACCTTCGTTCGCGAAGGTTTGATGGTCACGCCGCGCGGTTATGCCAATAAATACGATACATTGACCGGCGAAACCAGAAACGGCGAGCAGGCCGGCCGCTCGCTGAGCATGGGACTGACAGGCTGGCATGCCTGCGTGCGCCGTCATATCGGCGAGCATCCCGAGGCGAACTTACGCGATATCGCCGGGCATTTCGACGCGCCGTTAGGCGAAATATTGGCTGCCGTCGCGGATGCCGGAGAGGACGATGAGGCCGGTGTGATGAAAAGCAAGCCGATAGCTGAGGAGCAGTTGGATGAAGTGCTGGCTGCGGCGAGCAACTGGGGGCGACTGCGGGCCGTGGTGCGCAGTCATGGCGCCATCGCCGAAATCCTGTTGGAAGCGCAAAATCTGACCCGGAAAAACACATGGTTAAATTTAACCAACGAGCATTGCCATTTGCATGTCGATACCGCTCGCATCGCCGGCGCCTGGTTTTTCTGTCAAGGCGACAAACAACAGGGATTGTATTTGACCGATGCTCACGGAGAAGCGATTTGTTCGTTGCTGCTGGTCAAAGCGGGCGGTCAATTCGACCAGAATGCCCTTGAGTGCTTCCAGCAAGCGATCGGACAATTCGGTCAAACGCCAAGATTAGACTGA
- a CDS encoding (2Fe-2S) ferredoxin domain-containing protein, with protein MNDMTIPEKPKLGDYKRHLLVCTGPRCTQNGESQALFDSLGAKFKAAGLDKGALRVKRTRTNCFATCKAGPILCVQPDGVWYYNVTEANLDRIIEQHLLGGVPVDELIFHRGPGY; from the coding sequence ATGAATGACATGACTATTCCCGAAAAACCCAAACTGGGCGATTACAAACGCCACTTGCTGGTCTGCACCGGCCCGCGTTGTACGCAAAACGGCGAATCGCAAGCCTTGTTCGACAGCCTGGGGGCAAAGTTCAAGGCGGCGGGCCTGGATAAGGGCGCGTTACGGGTCAAACGCACCCGCACGAACTGTTTCGCCACCTGCAAGGCGGGGCCCATCCTCTGCGTACAGCCGGATGGCGTTTGGTATTACAACGTCACCGAAGCCAATCTCGACCGCATCATAGAACAGCATTTGCTCGGCGGCGTACCGGTGGATGAGCTGATTTTTCATCGCGGCCCCGGTTACTGA